DNA sequence from the Blastopirellula retiformator genome:
GACGGCGAAGCGACCGACGCCAACCTGGTCGAGCGCTATCTGCCCGAGATCCAGGCTCGCGGTTTGCTCGTCGACGTCATTGGCGTCGACATGGCCCGCGAACACAGCCTGGCGACCCGAACCAGCACCTATCGCAACGCCAGCGATCCGGCGTCGCTCGAACAGGCGATCTCAGCGGTCGTGCTGGGCGAAAGTGGCGCCGACGCCAGCGATGCCGGCGAGTCCGATTTTGAGCTGCTCGCCTCTTTCCCAAGCGAAATGGCGGCCGAGTCGCTCAACGCACTGACCACGCTGGCCAACGATCCGGTCGGGACCAGCGGCAGAAATTCGTACTCCGCCAACCCCAGGCCGGCCCCGCCGGTCGCCAATAGCCCGCATTTTCCGAACAATTCGGCGCCGGTGGGCAATCAACCAGGCGGACGGAACGGCGGCGGCGGCTTTTCGTTCGGCAAGATGCTATTTTTGATGGTGTTC
Encoded proteins:
- a CDS encoding vWA domain-containing protein, with translation MHRLLLAAILTAGSLIQASAALAADNLNVVVILDNSGSMQEGMNSGGPRIAAAKTALQKVLDQTPDSAKVGVYLLNPGRKGNWLIPLGPVDKSAINDAVSSLRADGGTPLGKSMKSAADALLKLREEQRYGDYKLLIVSDGEATDANLVERYLPEIQARGLLVDVIGVDMAREHSLATRTSTYRNASDPASLEQAISAVVLGESGADASDAGESDFELLASFPSEMAAESLNALTTLANDPVGTSGRNSYSANPRPAPPVANSPHFPNNSAPVGNQPGGRNGGGGFSFGKMLFLMVFIVIVLRVISFIAKRR